The genomic region ACGACGTCGAAGGTCGACCTCAGGGTCATCATGTTCGCCGTGGCGGCCCACCCCTGCTCGCGGACGTAGGCCTCCTGCCGCAGGAAGTTCAGGCTGTCCCACATCTCGGCGAGGGAGGGACGGGTCTGGTCTCGGGCGAACAGCTCGACCGCGCCGCCGACGAAGCACGGCCCCTCGTGGGCACGCAGGGCGCTCACGCCGGCGCGCAACCAGCCCGGGTCCGGCAGGCAGTCCCCGTCGGTGAAGGCGAGCACCTCACCGCGGGCGGTGGCGAGGGCGGCGTTGCGGGCCGCGTACGACCCCGGGGTCTGTTCCCGCACCACGTCGGCCCCGGGCAGGGTCGACAGGCTGGAGTCCAGGTCGCGGTTGTCGCCGTTGTCGACCACCACGACCTGCACGGAGCCCGGGTAGTCCTGGGCAGCGAGCGCGGCCGTGGTCAGACGCAACTCGCCCCGGTCCCCGTGGACGGGGACCACGACGGTGACGCTGGGCCAGGCCTCGTCGACGACCACCGGGCTCGGCTGCGGCTGCGTCGTCCCGGTGGGGTTCACGCCGCTCGCCGCGTCGTGCGCCGGGCCGCCGCCCGCGCGAACAACCCCGCCGCGTACGGCAGGTCGTGAACGAGGTACCGCTTCGCCATCCGCCGCGGTTCCATGGCGAGGCGGTGCACCCACTCCAGACCGCTGCGCTGGATCCACAGCGGTGCGCGCGAGACC from Kineococcus endophyticus harbors:
- a CDS encoding glycosyltransferase; translation: MNPTGTTQPQPSPVVVDEAWPSVTVVVPVHGDRGELRLTTAALAAQDYPGSVQVVVVDNGDNRDLDSSLSTLPGADVVREQTPGSYAARNAALATARGEVLAFTDGDCLPDPGWLRAGVSALRAHEGPCFVGGAVELFARDQTRPSLAEMWDSLNFLRQEAYVREQGWAATANMMTLRSTFDVVGSFDARLRSGGDREWGERAVRTGVAAVYCPEAVVRHPARAQMSELHRKARRVSRGDVESRRRQGAPMFDPGVIAASVNPSPRSTVRRSAALAHPTPANRGRYVAVALWMRYYTFGSKLAHVLRTSRAGRQK